The following are from one region of the uncultured Methanobrevibacter sp. genome:
- a CDS encoding helix-turn-helix domain-containing protein, with translation MKCVNMGLKVRLYPDGDMMIKINQNIGNSRFTWNKLLEGYKETYKLFK, from the coding sequence ATGAAGTGTGTTAATATGGGTTTGAAGGTTAGGTTGTATCCAGATGGGGATATGATGATTAAAATTAATCAGAATATAGGTAATTCCAGGTTTACATGGAATAAACTCTTAGAGGGCTATAAAGAAACCTATAAATTATTCAAATT